GTTGCTGCGGGTCGACCTTGTGGGCCGCTGCCGCCGGAGCCAAATCGTCAAATGATAGGGCGCTTCCCATCGCGGCGCCGGCGCCGGAAGCGGCCATCATCGACGCGGCTTGTTGCGGTTGCTGGGGGTGCTGCGGCGTCGTCGGACCAGACGGCGGCGCCATCGGCGGCTGCCCCTGACCTTGCATCGATTGCTGGATCATTCCGGGCATCATCATGCCGAAACCGGCGCCCATGCCCATTCCCATCGCGTTGTTTCCGGTTCCCCCCCCCTGCTCCGCCATCTTCGACATGCTGTTGGCGGCCTGGTACATGGTGAAGGCGCGCAAGTCGCCGATCGCGCCCATGCTGCTGCGCGCGTCGATCGCCTTTTGCACTTCTTCCGGCGGCGTGATTGCGTTGATGAAGAAGTCGGCCAGTTCCAGCCCATATTTGGCGAAGTCTTCCGCGACTTTGATGCGCGTGCCGGCGGCGATCTCATCAAACTTGGCCGGCAAATCGAGCATGCTGATCTTCGACGTGCCGAGCAGATCGGTCAGCCGCGCGACGATCACATCTTTCAAAAATGACGTCACCTCGTCGGTCGTATATTTTCCTTGCGTACCGACCAGCGTGTTCAGCAACAGCGCCGCATCTTTAATGCGGTACGAGAACTTGCCGAAGCTGCGCAGACGGACCATGCCAAAGTCGGCGTCGCGGACCGTGATCGGTTGACGCGTCCCCCATTTTTGATCCAGGAAGGTCTGTTTGCCAAAGAAGTAGACTTGGCACTGAAACGGCGACTTCTCCCACGGAATCGTGAGAATGCTGGTGATCAGCGGCAGGTTCTGCGTCGTCAGCGTATAGCGACCGGGGGCGAAGGTATCCATCGCCTTGCCGTCGCGGAAGAAGATCGCTTCCTGATTTTGGGAAACAATCAGCTGCGCGCCGTACTTAATGTCGGCCGAACCGCTGGGCGGTTCGCGATGGACGAGCGAGCGATTCGTTTCGTCAAAATATTGAATGACTTCTAGTCGGATACCCATTGCGTTTCCCCCTCGTGTTGCTTATTCCGTCGAAGTGCTCGGCGCCGAGGATCCCTTACTGGGCCGGCGGCTCTGTTCCGATTCCCTTCAGGATGTTTTCGCGTTCGTCCAGTTTCGCTAGCATCGAGTCGACCGCGGCGATCAGCGGCGGCAGCGCAACGGCTGGCGGTTCGCTGGAGGCCGGCAATTTTTCGATCGTGCCGGCGACGGTATCGGCTGTGGTGATCAAACTGCCGTCGTAGTCGTAGAGATCATCCAATTGATCTTCGCCGATTTGAACAAAGTCAAAGAAACCGCTGTAGCCCGGCATCGCGCCGCGCAGGCGACCAATCGCCGTGTCAAGTTTGGCGCGAAGACGGTCAATCATGGGGAGCTGGTCAATCTGGCCGAGATCGACAAGCATGCGTCCATACGTATCCAGCGGCGATTTCGCTCGATCCAGGCGATCAGCGAGCCATTTTCGGGTGAGAGTATCCGCATCGCGCCGATACTCTTTTTCTAGGTAACCGCTAAAACCGGGAATGTAGCGCAGGATCGTTTCGATCGCGCCCCGATTGCTTGCATGTTGTTTGGGATCGACCAATTGAACTCCCCCCGGCAGATGAGCGAATAAGGCGGTAACGTCGTATGGTATTCGTCGCCGAATCGGGAATATTGTCCCTTTCGACTTTGCTGCAAGCCCTAAGTGGAAAGCCTACCACGTTTTGACGGGGGATGCGAAGCGTGGAAAAGAACAATTTTCACGCTTGGGTAGCGGTTTTAGCGGTAGTTGGATTCGTCTAGGCGACTCCTCCTCAATTTGCTATCGTCTCGCGTCCCTGCGACCTAAAAATAGCTAGAAAATCCTTCGAAGGGCAACGATGAAGTCGGCCAGTTTTGCAATCTGTCTATTAATACTCGTGCTCGGTTGCACCAAAAACGGCGCTATTCGCAGCCCTTTCGGCTGGGGAATCAAAGATGACCCCGCCGAACTGGCGAAATATGGACCGAATCCCACGCAGCGTCGTGACGAAATTCGTCGGATGACGCGTTATGCCGAGGAAATGAGTGACTCCGAAAAACAGCTGACCGCGAATAAGCTGACGCAGCAGATCAAAGACGAGCAAGATCCGCTGCTGCGGATTGAAATTCTGAAAGCGCTCGCGACGCTCCAGACGCCTGCGGCTCATGAAGGTTTGCGCAGCGGCCTTTATGATTCGGAAACGCGCGTGCGTGTAATGGCGGTCGAAACGATGGTGGTCGGCAAAGATCCGACAGCCATCGCAGAGTTGGGAGACTTGATCGTCCGCGATCGCGAGCTGGACGTCCGACTTGCCGCCGCTAAAGCGCTCGAACAATTTGATTCGCCGGAAGCTCGCAAGGCATTGTTGCCGGCGGTGCAGGATCGTGATCCGGCGCTCCGCTATGTGGCGATCCAGTCGCTGCGCGAGCATAGCCAAGTCGACTATGGTGGTGACGCGTCAAAATGGGAGGCTTATGCGATGGGCGAAAATCCAGCCCCTCCTGAGGACGTCAGCATGACAAGTTGGTTGATTCCCTCCTTTATGCGGTAGCCCGGCTTCGGGACATGCTGATTCGTTCGCTCATTCGGACTTCGGCAACCTTGCCTGCCAGGCCCGGATGTGTGGTTTCTGCGGACGAAGGTCCCCTCGATTGTGAAAAGGATTGGCGCGGCGCGAATCGACCTGATTTCAATTCGCGGTTGCGTCCGAAAACTGCGTATGCCAAGCTGCAAT
The nucleotide sequence above comes from Blastopirellula sp. J2-11. Encoded proteins:
- a CDS encoding SPFH domain-containing protein → MGIRLEVIQYFDETNRSLVHREPPSGSADIKYGAQLIVSQNQEAIFFRDGKAMDTFAPGRYTLTTQNLPLITSILTIPWEKSPFQCQVYFFGKQTFLDQKWGTRQPITVRDADFGMVRLRSFGKFSYRIKDAALLLNTLVGTQGKYTTDEVTSFLKDVIVARLTDLLGTSKISMLDLPAKFDEIAAGTRIKVAEDFAKYGLELADFFINAITPPEEVQKAIDARSSMGAIGDLRAFTMYQAANSMSKMAEQGGGTGNNAMGMGMGAGFGMMMPGMIQQSMQGQGQPPMAPPSGPTTPQHPQQPQQAASMMAASGAGAAMGSALSFDDLAPAAAAHKVDPQQLVQAVAQSNSWSMAEDGDAYVVTVPIGSLRKQNVHISFDRKDDDGQSLITFQSYCGPATERNAVALLRYNTKMIHGAFAFVTTPAGEMITVQANELADTADVFGLTRVVTAIAWQADKVEEKLLGTDEN
- a CDS encoding HEAT repeat domain-containing protein — translated: MKSASFAICLLILVLGCTKNGAIRSPFGWGIKDDPAELAKYGPNPTQRRDEIRRMTRYAEEMSDSEKQLTANKLTQQIKDEQDPLLRIEILKALATLQTPAAHEGLRSGLYDSETRVRVMAVETMVVGKDPTAIAELGDLIVRDRELDVRLAAAKALEQFDSPEARKALLPAVQDRDPALRYVAIQSLREHSQVDYGGDASKWEAYAMGENPAPPEDVSMTSWLIPSFMR